Proteins encoded in a region of the Brevefilum fermentans genome:
- a CDS encoding polysaccharide deacetylase family protein: MQPNPVLKKLGFSPDDRVAIIHTDDIGMCQATVDAFADLVDFGLISSGAVMVPCPWFLEAAEFARNHPEADLGAHLTLTCEYDRYRWGPLSTREPASGLLDAQGFMHKTSEEVWAHADPQAAIAELDAQVSRAIAEGMNLTHIDTHMGTVVHPQIIPGYIQLATRYGLPPMIPRLSADEIMHVGNVDENTAQMFISLIQSLEEMGIPLLDGLTGMPLDDPSDRLEKVKSAFRALKPGLTHFIIHPAKDTPELRAITSSWPSRVGDYETFTSEAVRDFIRAEGIQVIGYRALQALMPKID; this comes from the coding sequence ATGCAACCCAACCCTGTATTGAAAAAACTTGGATTCTCGCCCGATGACCGGGTGGCTATCATCCACACCGATGATATCGGTATGTGCCAGGCGACGGTCGATGCCTTTGCTGATCTTGTTGACTTTGGCTTAATCTCCAGCGGGGCGGTGATGGTGCCCTGTCCCTGGTTCTTGGAAGCGGCAGAGTTTGCCCGTAACCATCCGGAAGCCGACCTGGGTGCTCACCTGACCCTGACTTGCGAATACGACCGTTACCGCTGGGGGCCGCTCAGCACCCGCGAGCCCGCCTCCGGTTTGCTGGATGCGCAGGGCTTCATGCATAAAACATCCGAAGAGGTCTGGGCTCATGCTGACCCGCAGGCTGCGATTGCTGAACTGGATGCGCAAGTCAGCCGTGCGATCGCAGAGGGGATGAACCTGACGCATATCGATACGCACATGGGTACGGTCGTCCATCCGCAAATCATACCGGGCTATATCCAGTTGGCGACCCGGTACGGCTTGCCGCCGATGATCCCGCGCCTGTCGGCGGATGAAATCATGCACGTCGGAAATGTGGATGAAAACACCGCCCAGATGTTCATCTCATTAATCCAATCCCTGGAAGAGATGGGCATCCCCCTGCTGGACGGGCTGACCGGTATGCCGCTGGATGATCCCAGCGACCGTCTGGAGAAGGTCAAATCTGCGTTCCGCGCGCTCAAACCCGGGCTGACCCATTTCATCATCCACCCCGCCAAAGATACGCCCGAACTGCGCGCCATCACCTCATCCTGGCCGAGCCGGGTGGGCGATTACGAGACCTTTACCAGCGAAGCCGTCCGAGATTTCATCCGGGCGGAGGGCATCCAGGTTATCGGTTACCGCGCCTTGCAAGCGTTGATGCCAAAGATTGATTAA
- a CDS encoding MFS transporter — protein MTEQTIPQPVKLSFGYKFSWGLAALGTSLISGIYGGLLTIFYQDYLGLDAKWIGIAATIYALWNAFNDPLFGYITDSTRSKRGRRIPYMRFTAPFLALTFVLVWIAPPQAGQQVLFWWMLITMLLYDTFYTIIGLVYSALLPEVTESDAERNGLQISSSLFGMLGTLLGFLIPDMVRPKTAADSFMPLYLAMIAVGFVGMVLILITSFTVKERPEFTVVDQPLPFWDAIKFTFTSKSFIFLVAENFMAILMSSLLLGSIFYLADYVLRWPAIQLLAFLFIPLIVGIPLTSLFRKRFGVVAAQQVLLILAGVALVAIAVVPPFLIPACIALAGLGLAGPQTLTNILFAQVADEDEVRSGVRREGAFFGVNALITKPAQSVAIWAIAFILERSNFITRASQMGETFINQPPEAIMGIKIFSGLIPGLSCLLGALLLVWYPLRGSYLAEIQEKVLHMHQEKREALDQHLSQSQSQAE, from the coding sequence ATGACTGAACAGACCATACCTCAACCGGTCAAACTGAGCTTTGGCTATAAATTTTCCTGGGGGTTGGCTGCCCTGGGCACTTCATTGATCTCGGGAATCTACGGCGGGTTGCTGACCATCTTCTACCAGGATTACCTGGGTCTGGATGCCAAATGGATTGGCATCGCCGCTACGATTTACGCCCTGTGGAATGCCTTCAACGATCCGCTGTTTGGCTACATTACCGACAGCACCCGATCGAAACGCGGCCGGCGGATCCCCTATATGCGGTTTACAGCACCCTTCCTGGCGCTGACCTTTGTCCTGGTGTGGATTGCACCGCCGCAGGCTGGTCAACAAGTCCTGTTCTGGTGGATGCTGATCACCATGCTGCTGTATGACACCTTTTACACGATCATCGGGCTGGTGTACTCAGCCCTGCTGCCCGAGGTGACCGAATCCGATGCCGAGCGTAACGGGTTACAGATCTCCAGCTCGCTGTTTGGGATGCTGGGAACTCTGCTGGGCTTCCTGATCCCCGACATGGTCAGGCCCAAAACAGCCGCCGATTCCTTTATGCCCCTGTACCTGGCGATGATCGCGGTGGGGTTTGTTGGCATGGTACTGATTTTGATCACATCGTTTACCGTCAAAGAACGCCCCGAGTTCACCGTGGTCGATCAACCCCTTCCATTTTGGGATGCGATCAAGTTCACATTTACCAGCAAATCCTTCATCTTCCTGGTAGCAGAGAACTTTATGGCGATCCTGATGAGCTCATTACTCTTGGGGTCGATTTTCTACCTGGCAGACTATGTCCTACGCTGGCCGGCGATCCAATTACTGGCTTTTCTGTTCATACCGCTGATCGTTGGCATCCCCCTGACCTCGCTGTTCAGAAAGCGCTTTGGCGTGGTGGCTGCTCAGCAGGTGCTGTTGATCCTGGCTGGCGTCGCCCTGGTCGCCATCGCGGTGGTCCCGCCTTTCCTGATTCCAGCCTGTATTGCCCTCGCCGGGTTGGGATTGGCCGGTCCACAGACGCTAACGAATATCCTGTTTGCCCAGGTGGCAGATGAGGATGAAGTTCGCTCAGGTGTGCGCCGTGAGGGAGCGTTCTTCGGGGTGAATGCGTTGATCACCAAGCCCGCCCAGTCGGTTGCCATCTGGGCCATTGCCTTCATCCTGGAGCGCAGCAATTTCATCACGCGCGCCTCACAAATGGGTGAGACCTTTATCAACCAGCCTCCTGAGGCGATCATGGGTATCAAAATCTTCAGCGGGTTGATTCCGGGCCTTAGCTGCCTGTTGGGCGCACTGCTTTTGGTATGGTATCCGCTGCGGGGGAGCTACCTGGCAGAGATACAGGAAAAAGTGCTGCACATGCACCAGGAAAAACGAGAAGCCCTCGACCAGCATTTATCGCAATCCCAATCTCAGGCGGAGTAA
- a CDS encoding Gfo/Idh/MocA family protein produces MNNKTRWGILGTARIALKSMIPALKETEMAEVAAVASRDIDNARDFADRFAIPKAYGSYAALLADPEIDAVYIPLPNHLHKPWALLAAEAGKHILCEKPLALNLEECQEMIAAARANGVQLMEAFMYRYHPRILAAHKMVLDGAIGDLKTIESAFTYRKEDTANIRFKPEMGGGALMDVGCYSVSISRMMAGREPRTVQARMYRTSTGVDDQLVGMLDFGDGLIAHFDCAMNQEDRQRCLLAGSRGYLEIPNSFKVGVEETWITEQKGEGSRQEYRFEGVNIYTLMAEDFMHSIAGRPPRFPIEDALGNMRTILALAESALKNGQPVDL; encoded by the coding sequence ATGAACAATAAGACGCGCTGGGGGATCCTCGGAACGGCACGCATTGCTCTGAAGTCCATGATCCCTGCATTAAAAGAAACAGAAATGGCTGAGGTGGCAGCCGTTGCCAGCCGGGATATAGACAACGCCCGCGATTTTGCAGACCGGTTTGCGATCCCCAAAGCCTATGGCAGCTACGCAGCCCTGTTGGCTGACCCGGAAATCGACGCGGTTTACATTCCGCTGCCCAACCACCTGCACAAACCCTGGGCCCTCCTGGCGGCTGAAGCTGGAAAGCATATCCTGTGTGAGAAACCCCTGGCGCTGAACCTTGAAGAATGCCAGGAGATGATCGCCGCGGCGAGGGCGAACGGAGTGCAGTTAATGGAAGCTTTCATGTATCGCTACCACCCGCGCATCTTAGCTGCCCACAAGATGGTGCTGGATGGCGCCATCGGCGATCTCAAGACGATTGAATCTGCCTTCACATATCGGAAAGAGGACACAGCGAACATTCGCTTTAAACCGGAGATGGGTGGTGGGGCGCTGATGGATGTGGGCTGTTACTCGGTCAGCATCAGCCGCATGATGGCTGGGCGCGAGCCGCGGACCGTGCAGGCGCGCATGTACCGGACCTCCACCGGCGTGGATGATCAACTGGTGGGTATGCTGGATTTTGGTGATGGGCTGATCGCACATTTCGATTGTGCCATGAACCAAGAGGACCGCCAACGCTGCCTGCTGGCGGGTTCGCGGGGTTACCTCGAAATACCGAACAGTTTCAAGGTCGGCGTCGAGGAAACCTGGATTACTGAACAAAAGGGAGAGGGGAGCCGCCAGGAGTACAGGTTTGAGGGCGTCAACATATACACCTTGATGGCAGAGGATTTCATGCACAGCATCGCTGGTAGACCACCCCGCTTTCCGATTGAGGACGCCCTGGGCAATATGCGCACCATCTTGGCGCTAGCGGAATCGGCTCTGAAAAACGGGCAACCGGTGGACCTTTGA
- a CDS encoding NAD(P)-dependent malic enzyme, giving the protein MSHEAPNEQEIRQLLESAQKPAAAAMKSHAYYRGKLATQLKCPVRGMEDFSIWYSPGVAAPCKAIAESPEKVYELTNIGNTIAVISDGTRVLGLGDIGPQASLPVMEGKSLLFKYLGGVDAYPLVLNATNPDDFVKTVLHLQPGFSGINLEDIAQPKCFEILERLNEAAEIPVWHDDQQGTATVTLAALMNALKVVGKDKAEIRLALIGAGAAGVAIARLLFAWGVNPAKTIVVDAGGTMGKHRDDLPPSSPAGHLCQITNPAGVTGGIAEAMTGADVVIAYSSPGPGIIQPEWIKAMAPDPIVFACANPIPEIWPWEAKAAGAAVVATGRSDFPNQVNNSLCFPAIFRGVLDVRARRITDEMCFAAAGALADWGQAELDAEHILPLMTEMAIYPLQAAAVGVQAQKQGVARVELSYDELLDRAEMIIGAAQAATDALMDAGCIPPFPED; this is encoded by the coding sequence ATGTCTCATGAAGCCCCAAACGAACAGGAAATCCGCCAGCTGCTGGAAAGCGCCCAGAAACCCGCTGCCGCAGCGATGAAAAGTCACGCCTATTATCGCGGCAAATTAGCCACCCAGCTCAAATGCCCGGTACGCGGCATGGAGGATTTTTCAATCTGGTATTCGCCCGGTGTCGCTGCACCCTGTAAGGCGATTGCTGAATCTCCTGAAAAGGTATATGAATTGACCAATATCGGCAACACCATCGCGGTGATCAGCGACGGTACGCGCGTGCTCGGACTGGGGGATATCGGTCCGCAAGCCAGCCTGCCGGTGATGGAGGGCAAGAGCCTTCTATTTAAATACCTGGGGGGTGTCGATGCGTATCCCCTGGTTTTGAATGCCACGAATCCCGATGATTTTGTCAAAACGGTGCTGCACCTGCAGCCCGGGTTCAGCGGAATCAACCTGGAGGATATCGCCCAGCCCAAGTGCTTCGAAATCCTGGAGCGCTTAAACGAGGCAGCGGAAATCCCCGTCTGGCACGATGATCAACAGGGCACGGCCACCGTCACCCTGGCGGCTTTGATGAACGCGCTCAAGGTGGTGGGCAAAGACAAAGCCGAAATCCGCCTGGCGCTGATCGGCGCGGGTGCAGCCGGCGTTGCCATTGCCCGGCTGCTGTTCGCCTGGGGCGTCAACCCGGCAAAGACCATCGTTGTTGATGCCGGCGGAACAATGGGCAAACACCGCGATGACCTGCCGCCTTCCTCGCCGGCTGGGCACCTGTGCCAGATCACCAATCCTGCGGGCGTGACCGGCGGAATCGCGGAAGCCATGACCGGAGCCGATGTGGTCATCGCCTATTCATCCCCCGGTCCGGGCATCATCCAACCGGAATGGATTAAAGCGATGGCGCCTGACCCGATCGTGTTTGCCTGTGCCAACCCGATCCCGGAGATCTGGCCCTGGGAGGCTAAAGCCGCCGGCGCGGCGGTTGTCGCCACCGGGCGCTCGGACTTTCCCAACCAGGTCAACAACTCGTTATGCTTCCCGGCCATCTTCCGAGGTGTGCTGGATGTGCGCGCCCGCAGGATCACGGATGAAATGTGCTTCGCCGCGGCGGGTGCCCTGGCGGATTGGGGACAGGCTGAGCTGGACGCCGAGCACATTCTGCCATTGATGACCGAGATGGCCATCTATCCTCTGCAGGCAGCGGCAGTGGGCGTCCAGGCCCAAAAGCAGGGCGTAGCCCGGGTTGAGCTGAGTTATGACGAACTGCTGGATCGGGCAGAAATGATCATCGGGGCGGCCCAGGCTGCCACCGATGCACTGATGGATGCAGGCTGCATCCCCCCGTTTCCGGAGGATTGA
- a CDS encoding polyprenol monophosphomannose synthase — translation MKIIQVIPTYNEAKNLPALVSALFSLQIPNHHILVVDDNSPDGTGQVAESLAETYPGRLSVLHREAKAGLGKAYINGLRHALNAGADVIGMMDADFSHPPERLPALLEALSEADLAIGSRYVPGGGVDRDWPLWRKGLSWFGNTYARTILGLPIRDTTGAYRLWRRSALEAIPFEDTRSSGYVFVIELAYLAKLAGLRFAEVPIYFAERTQGASKMTLRIQLEAAIRVWQLRRLYRNKRV, via the coding sequence ATGAAGATCATTCAAGTCATTCCCACCTATAACGAAGCCAAAAACCTGCCGGCACTGGTTTCGGCCTTGTTTTCACTGCAAATTCCTAACCATCACATCCTTGTGGTGGACGATAACAGCCCGGACGGCACCGGCCAGGTCGCCGAGTCCCTGGCGGAAACTTACCCGGGACGCCTGTCCGTCCTGCATCGGGAGGCTAAAGCCGGCTTGGGGAAAGCCTATATCAACGGTTTGCGCCACGCGTTGAATGCGGGCGCCGATGTGATCGGCATGATGGACGCCGATTTCAGCCACCCGCCCGAGCGCCTGCCTGCCCTGCTGGAAGCCCTGTCCGAAGCCGACCTGGCTATCGGCTCGCGCTATGTCCCCGGCGGGGGGGTCGACCGTGATTGGCCCCTGTGGCGCAAGGGGCTCTCATGGTTTGGCAACACCTATGCCCGCACAATCCTGGGACTGCCCATTCGGGACACCACCGGCGCTTACCGCCTGTGGCGCCGTTCTGCCCTGGAGGCGATCCCCTTCGAAGATACTCGCTCCAGCGGGTACGTGTTCGTCATCGAGCTGGCGTACCTGGCAAAATTAGCCGGTTTGCGCTTTGCCGAGGTGCCAATTTACTTTGCCGAGCGCACCCAGGGTGCATCAAAAATGACGCTGCGCATCCAGCTCGAAGCCGCCATCCGGGTCTGGCAGCTCAGGCGCCTCTATCGTAATAAACGGGTTTAA
- the rsmA gene encoding 16S rRNA (adenine(1518)-N(6)/adenine(1519)-N(6))-dimethyltransferase RsmA, with the protein MALEPLHVPELLKRFGIRPQKSLGQNFLADHNALLKVVQDAGVSPTDRVLEIGAGVGNLTRLLATQARYVTAIEIDNRLYPALEAVLTPFDNVRLVKGDVLAIPVTDLFSEDGYLVVANIPYYITSAVIRHLLEGAVSPRRIVLTMQREVAERILNREEKTSLLSLSVQVYGEARIASHIPARCFYPPPQVDSSVLVIDLYSQPLLSAGEVSTLFKLAHAAFNQKRKMLRNSLKSVLGDTLSSILEDAGIDPRMRPEDLKLEDWIRLVEEVGS; encoded by the coding sequence ATGGCCTTAGAACCGCTGCACGTCCCCGAGCTGCTCAAACGCTTTGGGATTCGACCGCAAAAATCCCTCGGGCAGAACTTTTTAGCCGACCACAATGCCCTGCTGAAGGTGGTACAGGATGCCGGGGTGAGCCCGACAGACCGCGTATTAGAGATCGGTGCGGGGGTGGGCAACCTGACCCGACTCCTGGCAACACAAGCCCGGTATGTGACCGCGATTGAAATCGACAACCGCCTGTATCCGGCTCTGGAAGCCGTGCTGACACCCTTTGACAATGTGCGCCTGGTGAAAGGGGATGTTTTGGCGATCCCCGTTACAGACCTGTTTTCTGAGGACGGCTACCTGGTGGTAGCCAATATTCCTTATTACATCACCTCGGCGGTGATCCGTCACCTGCTGGAGGGGGCAGTGAGTCCCCGGCGAATTGTGCTGACCATGCAGCGAGAGGTCGCTGAGCGCATCCTCAACCGTGAAGAAAAGACAAGCCTGCTCTCGCTTTCGGTGCAGGTCTATGGCGAAGCCCGCATCGCCAGCCACATCCCGGCGCGCTGTTTTTACCCGCCGCCACAGGTTGATTCCAGCGTGCTGGTGATCGACCTGTACTCGCAGCCTTTGCTTTCGGCAGGAGAGGTGTCCACCCTGTTCAAGCTGGCTCACGCAGCCTTCAACCAGAAGCGCAAGATGTTGCGTAATTCGCTTAAGTCGGTGTTAGGGGATACCCTGTCATCAATTCTGGAAGATGCTGGAATTGACCCGCGCATGCGACCGGAGGATCTTAAGCTTGAGGACTGGATCCGGTTGGTGGAAGAGGTTGGCTCGTAG
- a CDS encoding ubiquitin-like domain-containing protein, producing the protein MIKQRRWLFPGALLLILVGLGLIWLGLQQTSTVIVAGDPIQVRTAAWRVSGVLRAAGVSVGEDDRLTPEGDLWFWAPAVITVEPAREVLIRTPADEVRLRTAERIPANLIAAIGVDLFPGDRVLVNGGVVDPQQPLEGEGFVLLQFQPAVAVHLLIDGVESRFFSQESTLGAALEAAQVFIAPQDWISEDLMTPLDETLNVVIRRARLVRISAGGAELTGLTAAETVSEALHDLGFGLQNLDQSLPAEDEPVPVTGEIEIVRVEEKITILKDEVPYQNEYVEDPNTFLDEISVVTPGQVGIYASRERVRYAAGEEVWRDEPQSWQASEAADGVLGYGSRVEVRTEVVDGQEIEFWRKISVYATSFSPCRLGLGEGVCNDRTASGLPLQKGIVSVTRNWYNMMRLQPVFVQGYGRGVIADIGGGGLYFSHFWIDLGYSDNDYQQWSRWTTLYFLTPVPAWYPAVLPWP; encoded by the coding sequence TTGATTAAACAGCGCCGATGGCTCTTCCCGGGGGCGTTGCTGCTGATCCTGGTTGGGCTGGGCTTGATCTGGCTTGGGTTGCAGCAAACCAGCACGGTGATTGTGGCAGGCGACCCGATTCAGGTGCGGACGGCAGCCTGGCGGGTTTCAGGCGTGCTGCGAGCAGCCGGCGTCAGCGTCGGTGAGGATGATCGCCTGACGCCCGAGGGTGACCTGTGGTTCTGGGCACCAGCGGTGATCACCGTTGAACCAGCCCGCGAGGTTCTTATCCGCACACCCGCAGATGAGGTCAGGCTGCGCACTGCTGAACGTATTCCGGCGAACCTGATCGCCGCAATCGGTGTTGACCTGTTTCCTGGCGACCGGGTGTTGGTGAATGGCGGAGTGGTCGATCCGCAGCAACCCCTGGAAGGCGAGGGTTTTGTCCTGCTCCAGTTTCAGCCAGCAGTCGCAGTTCACCTGCTTATCGATGGCGTTGAGAGCCGCTTTTTCAGTCAGGAATCCACCCTGGGCGCTGCCCTTGAAGCCGCACAGGTGTTCATTGCGCCGCAGGATTGGATCTCTGAAGATTTAATGACGCCCTTAGACGAAACGCTGAACGTCGTCATCCGGCGGGCGCGCCTGGTGCGGATCAGCGCGGGCGGCGCTGAACTGACCGGTTTGACGGCTGCTGAAACCGTCAGCGAAGCTTTACACGACCTCGGGTTTGGATTGCAAAATCTGGATCAATCCCTCCCGGCAGAGGATGAGCCGGTACCGGTTACAGGAGAAATTGAGATCGTCCGTGTCGAGGAGAAAATCACCATCCTGAAGGACGAAGTGCCTTACCAGAATGAATACGTTGAGGACCCCAACACGTTTCTGGACGAAATTTCCGTGGTCACCCCCGGTCAGGTGGGGATTTATGCCAGCCGGGAGAGGGTGCGCTATGCCGCTGGAGAAGAGGTCTGGCGCGATGAGCCGCAAAGCTGGCAAGCCAGCGAAGCTGCAGACGGCGTGCTGGGCTACGGCTCAAGGGTTGAAGTGCGCACCGAGGTGGTAGACGGTCAGGAAATTGAATTCTGGCGCAAAATCAGCGTGTATGCCACCTCATTTTCGCCGTGTCGGTTGGGACTGGGAGAGGGGGTGTGCAATGATCGGACCGCCAGCGGGCTGCCCCTGCAGAAAGGGATCGTTAGCGTGACCCGCAACTGGTACAACATGATGCGCTTGCAGCCCGTGTTTGTCCAGGGCTATGGGCGCGGTGTGATTGCCGATATTGGCGGGGGTGGATTATATTTCAGTCATTTCTGGATTGACCTGGGTTACTCAGATAATGATTATCAACAATGGTCCAGATGGACGACGTTGTACTTTCTAACCCCTGTGCCTGCCTGGTACCCGGCGGTGTTGCCATGGCCTTAG